The following are from one region of the Synechococcus sp. CBW1108 genome:
- a CDS encoding rhodanese-related sulfurtransferase, translating to MSLLVAAFYRFAALENLPALRGELLQLAEAQGLSGTILLAAEGVNGTIAGADAGVQVLLDRLRQVAGLERLEAKLSRSGIKAFHRLKVRLKREIVTMGEPQVSPYLASKVGTHVPPGQWDALIARPDTLVIDTRNAYEVAIGSFEGAIDPGTATFREFPQWVEQELRPLVAERQPKAIAMFCTGGIRCEKATAYLQQQGFEGVHHLEGGILRYLEEVPAQGSSWWGECFVFDQRVAVNHQLEPGEHSLCFACGLPLAPADRQLPSFRVGVSCRHCLERFSDSDRARFAERQRQIEHARASG from the coding sequence ATGAGCCTGCTGGTGGCGGCTTTCTATCGCTTCGCCGCGCTTGAAAACCTGCCGGCCTTGCGGGGCGAACTGCTGCAGCTGGCGGAAGCTCAGGGGCTAAGCGGCACGATCCTGCTGGCGGCTGAGGGGGTCAATGGCACGATCGCCGGAGCAGATGCTGGCGTGCAGGTGCTGCTGGATCGGCTGCGGCAGGTTGCAGGCCTGGAGCGGTTGGAAGCCAAGTTGAGCCGCTCCGGCATTAAGGCCTTCCACCGGCTCAAAGTGCGGCTCAAGCGTGAGATCGTGACCATGGGTGAGCCCCAGGTGAGTCCCTATCTGGCCTCGAAGGTGGGCACCCACGTGCCCCCTGGGCAGTGGGATGCCCTGATCGCCCGCCCCGACACCCTGGTGATTGATACCCGCAACGCCTACGAGGTGGCGATCGGCAGCTTTGAAGGTGCGATTGATCCAGGCACCGCAACTTTTCGCGAGTTTCCCCAGTGGGTGGAGCAGGAGCTCAGGCCGCTGGTGGCCGAGCGCCAGCCCAAGGCAATTGCCATGTTCTGCACCGGGGGCATCCGCTGCGAGAAGGCCACCGCCTATCTGCAGCAGCAGGGCTTCGAGGGGGTGCACCACCTGGAGGGCGGCATCCTCCGCTATCTCGAGGAGGTTCCGGCCCAGGGCAGCAGCTGGTGGGGTGAGTGTTTCGTATTTGACCAGCGGGTGGCGGTGAACCACCAGCTCGAGCCCGGGGAGCACAGCCTTTGCTTCGCCTGCGGCCTGCCGCTGGCGCCGGCTGATCGCCAGCTACCCAGCTTTCGCGTCGGGGTGAGCTGCCGCCACTGCCTCGAGCGTTTCAGCGATTCCGATCGGGCCCGCTTCGCCGAACGCCAGCGCCAGATCGAGCATGCCCGGGCCAGTGGCTGA
- a CDS encoding DUF952 domain-containing protein — translation MADLRPILYSFRRCPYAIRARLALAAAGLRPGVNLELREVHLQAKPPELLEASAKGTVPVLVLPDGRVLDESLGIMHWALGRSAPHGWLGGWGPAQVAAMEALITANDGPFKHHLDRFKYPDRYRGEAAGAHRQAGLTILRSWSRRLELGGWLLGPRPSLADWALLPFVRQFRLVDPAGFDAEPQIEALQAWLGRFVAGPELAAALEEPWAARAAWRSPGWLYHLALGPEWQAARADGMYRHSTRGRSLEVVGFIHLSNAHQVEATAALFYGDLPAGEVLLLTIDPQRLAAAGLEVRLEQAGSGEPFPHLYGPLPLGAVLRAEPWLR, via the coding sequence GTGGCTGACCTCCGGCCGATCCTCTACAGCTTCCGGCGCTGCCCCTACGCGATCCGGGCGCGACTGGCGCTGGCGGCGGCTGGCTTGCGGCCGGGGGTGAATCTGGAGCTGCGGGAGGTGCACCTGCAGGCCAAGCCCCCCGAGCTGCTGGAGGCCTCGGCCAAGGGCACGGTGCCGGTGCTGGTTCTGCCCGATGGGCGGGTGCTCGACGAGAGCCTGGGGATCATGCACTGGGCTTTGGGGCGCAGCGCCCCCCACGGCTGGCTGGGGGGCTGGGGGCCGGCCCAGGTGGCGGCGATGGAGGCGCTGATCACCGCAAACGACGGCCCCTTCAAGCACCACCTCGATCGCTTCAAATACCCCGATCGCTACCGGGGCGAGGCCGCTGGGGCCCATCGCCAGGCCGGCCTAACCATCTTGCGCAGCTGGAGCCGACGGTTGGAGCTGGGGGGCTGGCTGCTGGGCCCTCGGCCGTCGCTCGCCGACTGGGCCCTGCTGCCCTTCGTGCGCCAGTTCCGCCTGGTGGATCCGGCGGGCTTCGATGCAGAGCCCCAAATCGAGGCGCTCCAGGCCTGGCTGGGTAGGTTTGTGGCCGGGCCAGAGCTGGCGGCTGCACTCGAGGAGCCCTGGGCGGCACGGGCTGCCTGGCGCTCTCCCGGCTGGCTCTATCACCTGGCGCTGGGGCCGGAGTGGCAGGCGGCCCGGGCCGATGGCATGTATCGCCACTCCACCCGGGGTCGCTCCCTGGAGGTGGTGGGCTTCATCCATCTGAGCAACGCCCACCAGGTGGAGGCTACCGCGGCCCTCTTTTATGGCGACCTGCCCGCCGGGGAGGTGCTGCTGCTGACAATTGATCCCCAGCGCCTGGCGGCTGCCGGTTTGGAGGTGCGTCTTGAGCAGGCCGGCAGCGGGGAGCCCTTCCCCCACCTGTATGGGCCCTTGCCCCTGGGGGCCGTGCTGCGCGCCGAGCCCTGGCTGCGGTGA